A stretch of Carya illinoinensis cultivar Pawnee chromosome 14, C.illinoinensisPawnee_v1, whole genome shotgun sequence DNA encodes these proteins:
- the LOC122293871 gene encoding phytoene synthase, chloroplastic-like, with product MSVPVMGIAPESLVSAQSIYNAALYLGIGNQLTNILRDVGEDALRGRVYLPRDELGQFGLCDKDVLSMKVTDRWREFMKEQITRARFYFNLAEEGASQLDKASRWPVWSSLLLYRMILDAIEDNDYDNLTKRAYVGGARNFSCCLWHIPDLYRVARFFYKGQ from the exons ATGAGTGTTCCAGTGATGGGAATTGCACCAGAATCTCTGGTTTCTGCTCAAAGTATATATAATGCTGCACTCTACTTGGGTATCGGAAATCAACTGACCAACATTCTCAGAGATGTGGGAGAGGA TGCATTAAGGGGGAGAGTATATCTTCCCCGAGATGAGCTTGGACAGTTTGGGCTATGTGACAAGGATGTTTTATCAATGAAGGTCACTGATAGATGGAGAGAGTTCATGAAAGAGCAAATTACAAGAGCAAGGTTCTACTTCAACCTTGCCGAGGAGGGAGCTTCCCAGCTCGACAAGGCTAGCCGCTGGCCA GTATGGTCATCCTTGCTATTGTATCGAATGATCTTGGATGCAATTGAGGATAACGATTACGATAATTTGACAAAGAGAGCCTACGTAGGAGGAGCAAGAAACTTCTCATGTTGCCTCTGGCATATACCAGATCTCTATCGAGTCGCAAGGTTTTTTTATAAAGGGCAGTGA
- the LOC122293872 gene encoding phytoene synthase 1, chloroplastic-like produces MYSIYSVAVKPCIRVSNGKCPSRKSIIARAEVTVAPQHRTTRIFPLLSKDGIPLADLHVQEIIERQSQNNILAREDPCKKPRFHPTFLEESYEKCRNICAEYAKTFYLGTLLTTEERQKAIWAIYVWCRRTDELVDGTNAGYLSSAALDRWKERLQEIFDGRPYDILDAALTDTVFKFPLDIKVVRM; encoded by the exons ATGTATTCAATCTATTCTGTTGCAGTTAAGCCTTGCATCAGGGTGAGCAATGGCAAATGCCCCTCTCGAAAATCAATTATTGCAAGAGCTGAAGTCACTGTGGCTCCCCAGCACAGGACCACACGCATTTTCCCTTTGTTGTCAAAGGATGGCATTCCTCTTGCTGATTTACATGTACAGGAAATTATAGAAAGGCAGTCTCAGAATAACATCTTGGCCAGGGAAGATCCTTGTAAAAAGCCACGGTTCCACCCTACGTTTCTTGAAGAATCATACGAAAAGTGCAGGAACATTTGTGCAGAATATGCCAAGACCTTCTATCTAG GAACTTTGCTAACGACCGAGGAACGACAGAAAGCCATATGGGCAATATATG TCTGGTGCAGGAGAACAGATGAATTGGTCGATGGCACTAATGCTGGTTATCTAAGCTCTGCTGCTCTTGATAGGTGGAAAGAGAGACTGCAAGAAATTTTCGATGGACGCCCTTATGATATTCTCGATGCTGCATTAACTGATACAGTTTTCAAGTTCCCTCTGGACATCAAGGTGGTTAGAATGTGA
- the LOC122295055 gene encoding probable polyamine transporter At3g13620 has translation MPQQLPVSTLAATTTSSPDPKKLTLIPLIFIIYFEVAGGPYGEEPAVKAAGPLFAILGFLIFPFIWSIPEALITAELSTAFPGNGGFVIWAERAFGPFWGSLMGTLKFLSGVINIAAFPVLCIDYLKRLIPALESGLPRYLSILGSTLGLSFLNYTGLTIVGYAAVALAVVSLLPFILMTLIALPKIRPHRWISLGQKGVKKDWNLFFNTLFWNLNFWDNVSTLAGEVDKPQKTYPKALFVAVIFTCLAYLFPLLAVTGSLSVNQSEWESGFMAIAAEMIAGKWLKIFLEVGAVLSAIGLYEAQLSSSAFQLLGMADIGSLPKFFGLRSKWFNTPWVGILLSTLISLGVSYMDFTDIISSANFLYSLSMLLEFASFIWLRRKLPTLKRPYRVPLRLPGLVLMCLIPSGFLIVIMAIATKTVYLVSGIMTVAGVGWYYLMKLCKSKKLFQFNIGGEEIGFEENDQEGDVTHL, from the coding sequence ATGCCTCAGCAACTCCCTGTCTCCACCCTGGCGGCGACGACAACAAGCAGTCCAGACCCAAAGAAGCTGACCCTCATACCACTCATCTTTATCATCTACTTTGAAGTGGCCGGTGGCCCTTATGGAGAGGAACCTGCGGTGAAAGCAGCAGGACCCCTCTTCGCCATTCTCGGTTTCCTCATCTTCCCCTTCATATGGAGTATCCCAGAGGCCCTTATCACCGCTGAGCTCTCCACCGCCTTTCCTGGCAACGGTGGCTTTGTCATATGGGCTGAGCGTGCCTTTGGTCCTTTCTGGGGATCTCTCATGGGAACATTGAAGTTCCTCAGTGGTGTCATCAACATCGCTGCCTTCCCAGTTCTTTGTATAGACTACCTGAAGCGATTAATCCCTGCTTTGGAATCTGGCCTTCCTAGGTACCTTTCAATCTTGGGCTCAACTTTAGGCCTTTCCTTTCTTAATTACACTGGTTTGACAATCGTTGGATATGCTGCTGTGGCACTTGCTGTTGTTTCACTTTTGCCTTTTATATTGATGACCTTGATTGCACTCCCCAAGATTCGGCCTCATAGATGGATCAGTTTGGGGCAGAAAGGTGTGAAAAAAGATTGGAACTTGTTTTTCAACACTCTTTTCTGGAACTTGAATTTCTGGGATAATGTCAGCACTCTAGCCGGAGAAGTTGATAAGCCCCAGAAAACATATCCGAAGGCTCTTTTCGTTGCGGTGATTTTCACTTGCCTGGCATATCTGTTTCCACTTTTGGCCGTGACAGGATCTCTCTCCGTGAACCAAAGCGAATGGGAATCCGGGTTTATGGCCATAGCTGCAGAAATGATTGCCGGGAAATGGCTGAAGATCTTTCTTGAAGTTGGTGCTGTGTTATCAGCAATTGGGCTATACGAAGCACAACTAAGCAGCAGTGCTTTCCAACTTCTGGGTATGGCGGATATAGGATCTTTGCCCAAGTTTTTTGGTTTGAGGTCTAAATGGTTCAACACCCCTTGGGTTGGGATTTTGTTGTCAACTCTGATTTCACTGGGGGTTTCATATATGGATTTCACAGACATCATATCCTCAGCCAATTTCCTGTATTCCTTGAGCATGTTGTTAGAGTTCGCTTCGTTTATTTGGTTGAGAAGGAAATTGCCAACGTTGAAGCGACCATACCGGGTTCCATTGAGGTTGCCGGGGCTGGTGCTCATGTGCTTGATACCATCTGGGTTTCTTATAGTTATAATGGCTATTGCTACAAAGACTGTTTATTTAGTGAGTGGAATAATGACTGTTGCTGGGGTAGGCTGGTACTACTTGATGAAACTCTGCAAGTCAAAAAAGTTGTTTCAGTTCAACATTGGTGGGGAAGAAATTGGGTTTGAAGAAAATGACCAGGAGGGGGATGTTACTCATTTATGA
- the LOC122293873 gene encoding uncharacterized protein LOC122293873, whose amino-acid sequence MRCLSWNCRGLGNPRSVNILNMLVKDKCPNLVFLMETKCSKSRMEEICKLLKFESCLVIDSVGSSGGLTLMWNNKVNVSIFNYSRWHISAQIIPNLETPPWLFTGFYGHPETAKRHMSWELLRSLKPHPSMAWLCCGDFNELLCQNEKQGGCPRPYKQMETFRHAIMDCSLNPIQTQGPFFTWSNNRKEDEFTKERLDRAMANNNWMHCFTESYCQVIPAIKSDHSPLLIHVENTASRRPCNTHLFRFEAAWNVKDGISNIIREAWVKVAMGDDAATSMHKRILNCSLALKRWKGAASNKATGDIKRKMKELEILQDTNQGDQVEAITLLQKEIEQSLGEEELKWKQRAKQHWLQNGDRNTKFYHLHASQRRKTNKVSQIYDSNDNLVTQKQQIGEVFTTHFVDLFTSSNPCDIGRCLEDIPTKVTPLMNEVLLQPFSEEEVKSAVFQMKALGSPGPDGFPAIFYQSHWETIGKEVTSFALNVVNDGGSLEGVNETFITLIPKTKDPKRVPDFRPISLCNVIYKIVAKMLSNRLKIVLPDIISPNQSAFVPGRSITDNILVAYETLHTMSTRMQGKSGYMALKLDMSKAYDRVEWSFLYSVMSRLGFHQNWISLVEKSISSVSFSILINGEPQASFKPSRGLRQGDPLSPYLFILCAEALSCMLHKAESVGSISSVPIGKGPQKVGHLFFADDSMIFCKANSLEWSRLMGILEMYERGSGQKLNKEKSSIFFSKNTPLENQRTLLLIAGLKPKFSLENYLGLPAMIGRAKTVAFHGLIDRTWAKITNWKTKSLSSAGKEILIKSVLQAIPTYTMGIFLLPQSIVKRLDQLVRKFWWGFNEDQSKIQWVKWCKLSNSKDQGGMGFRNFSSFNLALLAKQGWNILTKPTSLSAQVLKQKYFPSSNLLNAKLGYRPSLAWRSMVEGLKLLKEGVVWRIGNGCSVNVWKDRWLPKQISLAATNRISGAADITWVSDLIEPGSRSWKYQTLTKYFSQQEIDLIRAIPISLGNREDRIIWGGTKNGLFSVKSAYHLHKEISSLKESGTSKDHAFCENWQSIWKLKVPNVVRNFLWKASSEALPIMDNLHRRKVSEHFLCPICQLERETSGHALWGCGAAKDVWGQASIKIMKMSLQCDQFRDIWAHLTEKLPKAELEMAGLIARLIWNRRNEFVHGKGFRHPISILQKAKDDHRAYHLTRTKGGTHLDTSRTQNEQKWRKPPVGRYKLNWDAALDTSRGLTGIGALVRDWNGKVLGSVRTYRQLNLSPLSAEAYALMVAIQFCKDHGFTNIICEGDSLQVVRKMKSFEEDWSQEGLIIEDAKTLLKSFSYWDIIHTKRDSNMAADLLAKDALNNVIDVCDLGLIPNCIAQVVSYDSL is encoded by the coding sequence ATGAGAtgcctaagttggaactgccgagggcttgggaaccctcggtcaGTTAACATCCTTAACATGTTGGTTAAGGACAAGTGCCCCAACTTGGTTTTCCTAATGGAAACCAAGTGCTCGAAAAGTAGAATGGAAGAAATCTGCAAGCTACTGAAATTTGAATCCTGTTTGGTGATAGACAGTGTAGGCAGTAGTGGTGGATTAACTTTAATGTGGAACAACAAGGTTAATGTGTCCATTTTCAACTACTCAAGATGGCACATAAGTGCCCAGATAATTCCAAACCTAGAAACCCCTCCATGGCTGTTCACTGGCTTCTATGGCCACCCAGAAACAGCAAAAAGACATATGAGTTGGGAACTTTTAAGATCCCTCAAGCCGCACCCATCTATGGCTTGGCTGTGctgtggagattttaatgaacttttgtgccaaaatgaaaaacaaggTGGCTGTCCCAGACCTTATAAACAAATGGAAACATTTCGACATGCCATCATGGACTGTTCTTTGAACCCAATTCAGACTCAAGGCCCTTTCTTTACATGGTCCAACAACAGAAAAGAGGATGAGTTTACTAAGGAAAGGCTTGATAGAGCCATGGCAAATAACAACTGGATGCATTGCTTTACTGAGTCTTACTGTCAAGTTATTCCTGCTATTAAGTCAGACCACTCCCCCCTCCTTATCCACGTGGAAAACACTGCTAGCAGAAGGCCATGCAACACTCATCTATTTAGATTTGAAGCAGCTTGGAACGTGAAAGATGGGATATCCAACATAATTAGAGAGGCGTGGGTTAAAGTGGCAatgggagatgatgctgcaaccAGCATGCACAAAAGAATCTTGAACTGCAGCCTGGCTCTAAAGAGATGGAAGGGAGCTGCCTCCAACAAGGCCACAGGGGACATAAAAAGGAAGATGAAGGAGCTGGAGATTTTGCAAGATACCAATCAAGGAGACCAGGTGGAAGCAATCACCCTCCTTCAAAAGGAAATAGAACAATCACTAGGTGAGGAAGAActaaaatggaaacaaagggccaaaCAGCATTGGCTGCAAAATGGAGATAGGAATACTAAGTTCTATCATTTGCATGCCTCTCAAAGAAGGAAGACAAACAAAGTATCCCAGATTTATGACTCAAATGATAACCTGGTCACCCAGAAGCAGCAGATTGGGGAAGTATTCACCACTCATTTCGTAGATTTATTCACCTCTTCTAACCCATGTGACATAGGAAGGTGTTTGGAGGACATTCCCACAAAGGTCACTCCATTGATGAATGAAGTCCTGCTTCAACCTTTTTCAGAAGAAGAGGTCAAATCTGCAGTGTTTCAAATGAAAGCACTGGGATCGCCTGGCCCTGATGGTTTCCCAGCCATCTTCTACCAATCCCATTGGGAAACTATTGGCAAGGAAGTAACCAGTTTTGCTCTTAATGTAGTTAATGATGGGGGATCTTTGGAAGGGGTCAATGAAACTTTCATTACTCTAATTCCTAAGACCAAAGACCCTAAGAGAGTTCCTGATTTTAGACCTATCAGCTTATgtaatgttatttataaaattgttgcaaaaatgcTCTCTAATAGATTAAAGATTGTACTGCCTGACATTATTTCCCCcaatcaaagtgcttttgtcccAGGTAGATCTATCACGGATAACATATTGGTGGCATATGAAACACTCCACACTATGTCTACTAGAATGCAGGGGAAGTCAGGCTACATGGCCTTGAAgctagacatgagcaaggcctacgATCGTGTCGAGTGGTCTTTCTTATACTCTGTGATGAGCAGGCTGGGCTTCCACCAAAACTGGATCTCCCTTGTGGAAAAAAGTATCTCCTCAGTATCTTTCTCAATCCTCATCAATGGGGAACCTCAAGCATCTTTCAAACCTTCGAGAGGgctaaggcaaggggatcctctatccCCTTACCTATTTATACTATGTGCAGAAGCCTTATCATGCATGCTGCATAAGGCTGAAAGTGTTGGCAGCATTTCTAGTGTCCCCATTGGAAAAGGACCCCAAAAGGTTGGCCATCTCTTCTTTGCTGACGACAGTATGATTTTCTGCAAGGCCAACTCACTTGAATGGAGCAGATTGATGGGGATCCTTGAGATGTATGAGAGAGGCTCGGGCCAAAAGCTGAACAAGGAGAAGTCCTCAATATTCTTTAGTAAGAATACCCCTTTAGAAAACCAGAGGACCCTCTTGCTCATAGCTGGTTTAAAACCAAAGTTTTCTCTTGAAAATTACCTGGGACTACCAGCTATGATTGGGAGAGCAAAAACAGTTGCATTCCATGGACTCATTGATAGAACCTGGGCAAAGATAACAAACTGGAAGACAAAAAGTCTATCTTCAGCAGGCAAAGAAATTCTGATCAAATCTGTTCTTCAAGCCATCCCTACCTATACAATGGGGATCTTTTTACTGCCTCAATCCATAGTAAAGAGATTGGATCAGCTGGTAAGgaaattctggtggggtttCAATGAGGACCAGTCCAAAATTCAGTGGGTAAAGTGGTGTAAACTAAGCAATAGCAAAGACCAGGGAGGGATGGGGTTTCGAAACTTTAGCAGTTTCAACCTTGCCCTACTAGCAAAGCAAGGCTGGAACATTCTCACAAAACCAACCTCCCTCTCAGCTCAAGTTTTGAAACAGAAGTATTTCCCCTCAAGCAACCTGCTGAATGCAAAACTGGGGTACAGACCATCTCTAGCATGGAGGAGTATGGTGGAAGGACTGAAGCTTCTAAAGGAAGGAGTAGTATGGAGGATTGGCAATGGATGTTCAGTTAATGTATGGAAGGATCGATGGCTCCCAAAACAAATCTCCTTGGCAGCAACAAACAGAATCAGTGGTGCTGCTGATATTACTTGGGTATCTGATCTTATTGAACCTGGGTCAAGAAGCTGGAAATATCAAACACTCACCAAGTATTTCTCCCAGCAGGAGATAGACCTTATTAGAGCCATTCCCATTAGTTTGGGAAACAGAGAGGACAGAATTATATGGGGTGGGACAAAGAATGGCCTTTTCTCTGTGAAAAGTGCATATCATCTCCACAAGGAGATTTCTTCTCTAAAAGAAAGTGGGACCTCAAAAGACCATGCTTTTTGTGAAAACTGGCAATCAATATGGAAACTAAAAGTCCCTAATGTGGTCAGAAACTTCCTTTGGAAAGCCAGCAGTGAAGCTCTCCCTATCATGGACAACCTACACAGAAGAAAGGTGAGTGAACACTTTTTATGTCCAATATGCCAGCTTGAAAGGGAAACCTCAGGGCATGCTCTTTGGGGATGTGGTGCTGCAAAAGACGTGTGGGGCCAAGCTAGCattaaaatcatgaaaatgtctttgCAATGTGATCAATTTAGAGACATATGGGCTCACCTAACAGAAAAACTCCCAAAAGCTGAACTAGAAATGGCAGGCTTAATAGCCAGACTCATCTGGAATAGAAGAAATGAGTTTGTTCATGGTAAGGGATTCAGACATCCCATTTCCATCCTCCAGAAGGCCAAGGATGATCATAGAGCCTACCACTTAACCAGAACCAAGGGCGGCACCCATCTTGATACTAGTAGGACACAGAATGAGCAGAAATGGAGAAAACCTCCAGTGGGTAGATACAAGCTCAACTGGGATGCTGCATTAGATACCTCAAGGGGACTGACAGGAATTGGTGCACTGGTCAGGGACTGGAATGGCAAGGTTCTCGGGTCAGTGAGGACATACAGACAACTCAATCTATCTCCTCTTTCTGCTGAAGCTTATGCTTTGATGGTGGCTATTCAGTTCTGCAAAGACCATGGGTTCACCAACATAATCTGTGAAGGGGACTCATTGCAGGTGGTTCGAAAGATGAAGAGTTTTGAGGAGGATTGGAGCCAAGAAGGTCTTATCATTGAAGATGCAAAAACATTACTGAAGTCCTTCTCTTATTGGGACATTATACACACTAAGAGGGATTCTAATATGGCAGCAGACTTACTAGCCAAGGATGCCCTTAACAATGTAATTGATGTGTGTGATCTGGGCTTAATTCCAAACTGTATTGCACAAGTTGTCAGTTATGATTCTTTGTAA